A DNA window from Paraburkholderia sp. IMGN_8 contains the following coding sequences:
- a CDS encoding NADPH-dependent oxidoreductase — MSELNTESVEATDAPTLHALMRNRYGTSWLPTPNAPDTRVNDVIETLLSHRSVRAYSTQPLPADLLQTVMAAAQSASSSSNLQAWSVVAVRDADRKKRLAVYAGNQKHVAAAPLLLVFIADLSRLRRVSDVAGANTPGLDYFEAFLVAVADAAFAAQNAVVALESLGLGCCYIGGMRNKPEDVAKELGLPPEAFAVFGLTIGYPDPAVKTDVKPRLPQRVIMHLERYQQESSEALTDYDATMNAFQRLQRMAELDWTTQASRRVRGPEALSGRDRLMSALRTLGFGLK; from the coding sequence ATGAGTGAGCTTAATACTGAAAGCGTTGAGGCAACGGATGCTCCAACGTTGCATGCGCTAATGCGCAACCGCTACGGAACGTCGTGGTTGCCAACGCCCAATGCGCCGGACACGCGCGTTAACGATGTGATCGAAACCCTCCTAAGTCACCGGTCGGTGCGAGCCTATTCGACCCAGCCACTGCCAGCCGATCTTCTTCAGACGGTCATGGCTGCGGCGCAGTCCGCGTCCAGTTCGTCGAACCTGCAGGCGTGGAGCGTGGTGGCAGTGCGCGACGCTGACCGCAAGAAGCGCCTTGCTGTTTACGCGGGCAACCAGAAGCATGTAGCGGCGGCGCCCTTGCTCCTGGTGTTTATTGCGGACCTGTCGCGCTTGCGCCGCGTCTCCGATGTTGCGGGGGCGAATACTCCTGGCCTCGACTACTTCGAAGCTTTCCTCGTTGCGGTGGCCGATGCGGCGTTCGCCGCGCAAAATGCGGTAGTGGCGCTCGAATCGCTAGGCTTGGGCTGCTGCTATATCGGCGGCATGCGCAACAAGCCGGAAGACGTCGCAAAGGAGCTGGGGTTGCCACCTGAAGCGTTCGCGGTGTTCGGACTGACCATCGGCTATCCAGATCCCGCAGTCAAGACCGACGTCAAGCCGCGCCTGCCTCAGCGCGTGATCATGCATCTCGAGCGCTATCAACAGGAATCCAGTGAAGCGCTGACGGACTACGACGCCACCATGAACGCGTTCCAGCGTCTGCAACGCATGGCTGAACTGGATTGGACTACGCAAGCCTCCCGCCGCGTGCGTGGTCCCGAGGCGCTATCGGGGCGTGATCGGCTTATGAGCGCGTTACGGACGCTCGGTTTCGGACTGAAGTAG
- a CDS encoding ABC transporter substrate-binding protein, translating into MSQLRMSRRECLKLASMFTVAGAAPLLGALTAKAAAEPNAPVRIGYLPITDATPLLVAHSNGYFEAPGITAEKPVLLRSWAQLVEAFLSGQVNVIHLLSPMTIWARYGSQVPAKVVAWNHVNGSALTVAPEVQTIADLGGKSVAVPFWYSIHNVVLQDMLRARGLQPVLKKAGPLTAKEVNLIVMAPSDMPPALASRQIAGYIVAEPFNAAAEQLNFGKILRFTGDVWRNHACCVVFMHEQDLTQRPEWSQKVVDAIVEAQLWTRTHPQDAAKLLSREGPNHYTPHASQLLARVLAPATGDESRYLGDRAIMHADWHAKRIDFQPYPYPGYTEELVRHLKTAQVDGSNQFLGKLDPAFVARDLVDDRFVKKSIERAGGMAAFGLPDGFARKETIVV; encoded by the coding sequence ATGTCCCAACTTCGAATGTCCCGCCGCGAATGCCTGAAACTCGCGTCCATGTTTACGGTCGCGGGGGCCGCGCCCTTGCTGGGCGCGCTCACTGCGAAAGCCGCCGCCGAACCTAATGCGCCTGTGCGCATCGGCTATCTGCCCATCACGGACGCGACGCCCTTGCTGGTCGCGCATAGCAATGGCTATTTCGAGGCGCCGGGTATCACTGCGGAAAAACCCGTGCTGTTGCGTAGCTGGGCGCAACTGGTCGAGGCATTCCTCTCGGGACAGGTAAACGTCATTCATCTGCTTTCTCCGATGACCATCTGGGCGCGCTACGGCAGTCAGGTGCCGGCGAAGGTCGTTGCCTGGAATCATGTGAACGGCTCCGCGCTGACCGTAGCGCCTGAGGTCCAGACAATCGCCGACCTAGGTGGCAAAAGCGTTGCCGTTCCTTTCTGGTATTCCATTCACAACGTCGTTCTGCAGGACATGCTCCGCGCGCGGGGACTGCAGCCGGTGCTGAAGAAAGCAGGACCGCTGACGGCGAAGGAAGTCAACCTGATCGTGATGGCGCCATCGGACATGCCCCCAGCGCTCGCATCGCGGCAGATTGCAGGGTATATCGTCGCCGAGCCCTTCAATGCGGCAGCGGAACAGTTGAATTTCGGAAAGATTCTCCGCTTTACGGGAGACGTGTGGCGCAATCACGCCTGCTGCGTCGTGTTTATGCATGAACAGGATCTGACACAGCGTCCCGAATGGTCGCAGAAAGTCGTCGACGCAATCGTCGAGGCGCAATTATGGACCCGCACTCACCCTCAGGATGCGGCAAAGCTGCTATCGAGGGAGGGACCAAATCATTACACGCCGCATGCTTCGCAACTGCTCGCGCGCGTGCTGGCACCGGCAACGGGAGACGAGAGCAGATATCTCGGTGACCGCGCCATCATGCACGCGGACTGGCACGCCAAACGCATCGACTTTCAGCCCTACCCGTATCCGGGCTACACCGAAGAACTGGTTCGTCACCTGAAGACCGCTCAGGTCGATGGCTCGAACCAGTTCCTCGGTAAGCTGGACCCCGCATTTGTCGCTCGTGATCTCGTCGATGACCGGTTCGTGAAGAAGAGCATTGAAAGAGCAGGCGGCATGGCGGCGTTCGGCCTGCCTGACGGCTTTGCGCGCAAGGAGACGATCGTTGTCTAG
- a CDS encoding dihydrodipicolinate synthase family protein has product MINLCGPMVALLTPFKIDNTVDFKAFDQLIDFHAWSGTTAVVVASAIGEAQTLSIEEHSALYRAAVQRADGRIATIAGIECQSTRTACQFACEAAIANDFLSAEPNPIPAKFLVGEMGLMRSNVRPPLATSSELASRFATSSGAHRWTGSVSYEEVG; this is encoded by the coding sequence ATGATTAATCTCTGCGGTCCAATGGTGGCCTTACTAACGCCGTTTAAGATTGACAATACAGTTGATTTCAAAGCGTTTGATCAGCTGATCGATTTCCATGCTTGGTCGGGGACGACAGCGGTTGTTGTGGCATCTGCAATTGGCGAGGCACAGACCCTGTCAATTGAGGAACACAGTGCCTTGTATCGCGCGGCTGTCCAACGTGCGGATGGGCGCATCGCGACAATTGCCGGAATTGAGTGCCAGTCCACAAGAACTGCTTGTCAATTTGCATGCGAAGCTGCAATCGCAAATGACTTTCTATCAGCGGAGCCCAATCCAATACCGGCGAAGTTCCTTGTAGGTGAGATGGGGTTGATGAGATCAAACGTGCGGCCACCGCTCGCTACTTCTTCTGAACTTGCAAGTAGGTTTGCTACAAGTTCAGGTGCGCACCGCTGGACCGGATCTGTTTCCTACGAGGAAGTAGGCTGA
- a CDS encoding PLP-dependent aminotransferase family protein, whose amino-acid sequence MSADSFEFSSSASRVATSPIRELFGLLDCPDIVSLASGLPSKEALDIDGLSKATSMAVKQSAAVAFRYGATAGYDPLRELLVQRERDKGIPAERGRLLVTSGSQQAIDLVCRILVNPGENVVVEAPTRLGALLTLRFQGAKLRAVVTDEEGIDVDELRRTAELHRPKLLYLIPSFSNPTGRITSLKRRKEILWLAKEFRFYVVEDDPHSELYFNEPPPPSLYALADDEERDWVIHISSLSKILAPGLRVAWLAAPQRLMGHLTTAKQLCDTHTSMLSQLVVFHYLNGGSLEPALSRARRFYVAQSAVMSKAIRTELKGSAFKFARPEGGLFFWGRLEGLDTTKVLEDAIRSGVAFMPGAAFYTTDSVNDCLRLSFASATAEQIVTGVKHLAKVIDRWS is encoded by the coding sequence TTGTCGGCTGATTCATTCGAGTTCTCGAGTTCTGCGTCGCGCGTGGCGACGTCGCCTATCCGAGAGCTTTTTGGTCTGCTTGATTGCCCTGACATTGTCTCCCTCGCTAGTGGATTGCCGTCGAAAGAAGCTCTTGATATCGACGGGCTGAGCAAAGCGACAAGCATGGCAGTCAAGCAATCCGCGGCTGTTGCATTCCGGTACGGAGCAACAGCCGGCTATGACCCGCTCAGAGAGCTTCTTGTTCAACGGGAGAGGGATAAAGGCATTCCCGCGGAGAGGGGGCGACTGCTTGTCACGTCAGGCTCGCAGCAAGCGATTGACTTGGTTTGCCGGATCCTCGTCAACCCGGGTGAAAACGTAGTCGTTGAGGCACCAACCCGCTTGGGGGCATTGCTAACGCTCCGGTTTCAAGGTGCGAAATTGAGAGCGGTGGTGACGGACGAGGAAGGCATTGACGTCGACGAACTGAGGCGTACAGCCGAACTTCACCGTCCAAAGTTGCTTTACCTGATTCCTAGTTTTTCGAATCCGACTGGACGAATCACCTCCCTCAAGCGACGGAAGGAAATCCTCTGGCTTGCGAAAGAGTTCAGGTTTTATGTCGTTGAAGACGACCCGCACAGTGAACTCTACTTTAATGAGCCGCCGCCGCCTTCGCTTTACGCGCTTGCTGATGATGAGGAGCGCGACTGGGTGATTCATATCTCAAGTCTTTCGAAGATATTGGCACCAGGCTTGCGCGTGGCCTGGCTGGCCGCACCGCAACGGTTAATGGGGCACCTAACTACCGCAAAGCAGCTATGTGATACCCACACTTCTATGTTGTCACAATTGGTGGTGTTTCATTATCTCAATGGAGGCTCACTTGAGCCAGCATTGAGCCGTGCGCGACGCTTCTATGTTGCTCAATCTGCCGTAATGAGTAAAGCAATCAGGACCGAGCTGAAAGGAAGTGCCTTCAAGTTTGCTCGACCAGAAGGTGGACTTTTTTTCTGGGGACGGCTTGAGGGGCTTGACACAACTAAGGTCTTGGAAGATGCGATCCGGTCTGGCGTCGCCTTTATGCCCGGGGCCGCGTTCTATACAACAGATTCAGTCAACGACTGCCTTCGCTTGTCGTTTGCGAGCGCCACTGCAGAGCAGATTGTTACGGGTGTAAAGCATCTGGCGAAGGTTATTGACCGTTGGAGTTGA
- a CDS encoding ABC transporter ATP-binding protein, whose protein sequence is MLHDIDLSVEPGELVAILGPSGAGKSSLLRIVAGLVQPTRGLVQVDDEVVSGPRADVVFAFQDPCLLPWLTVERNVAFGLKFARQPRLSRLTRQSRETNALREVGLEHVRTWSPSQLSGGMAQRVALARCLAREPRSILLDEPFGALDEVTRGEMQQLLVKVVRHTGSTAILVTHDIDEALLVADRILLLGNDGTMVNQWNVDVPEPRATQIQALGELRIQILRALHSSMFRAA, encoded by the coding sequence GTGTTGCACGACATCGACCTGTCTGTCGAGCCAGGTGAACTCGTTGCCATTCTCGGTCCGAGCGGAGCAGGAAAATCGTCGCTTTTGCGGATCGTTGCGGGACTGGTCCAGCCTACAAGAGGTTTGGTTCAGGTTGACGATGAGGTCGTTTCCGGTCCCCGCGCTGATGTCGTATTTGCATTTCAGGACCCGTGTCTGCTGCCCTGGTTAACCGTGGAGCGCAACGTCGCGTTCGGTCTGAAATTTGCACGGCAGCCTCGTCTTTCTCGCTTAACCCGTCAGTCACGCGAAACGAACGCTCTTCGTGAAGTGGGCCTTGAGCATGTACGAACGTGGTCGCCTTCCCAGCTTTCTGGAGGAATGGCCCAACGCGTAGCGCTCGCACGCTGTCTCGCACGAGAGCCGCGGTCAATACTTCTTGACGAGCCATTTGGTGCCCTCGACGAAGTGACGCGCGGCGAAATGCAACAACTCCTGGTTAAGGTTGTACGGCATACCGGCTCCACCGCCATTTTGGTGACGCACGATATCGACGAGGCACTGCTCGTCGCCGATCGCATCCTGTTACTCGGGAATGACGGCACGATGGTTAACCAGTGGAACGTTGACGTACCCGAGCCGCGCGCGACACAGATCCAAGCCCTCGGCGAACTGCGCATTCAGATACTGAGGGCACTGCATAGCTCGATGTTTCGCGCCGCCTGA
- a CDS encoding PLP-dependent aminotransferase family protein — translation MKNRYELLANGMASEIRAGRVPSGSRMPSLRQMMAQHGVSQATVSRAYYLLEEWGLIRARERSGYYVARGASLGLVSSQKSNDVTIEGKVDISTLVFSVLEAARHPGIVPLGSAFPSPQLFPLARLAKSLGHAVRLVNPWSTVVDLPPGNEHLRRQIALRYMAMGIPQSVDDIVITNGALEALNLCLMAVTRPGDVVAVESPGFYAALQAIERLDLRAVEIPVSPETGLDLNALENALNTHSVKACWFMTSFQNPTGTSLSTAKKQALVEMLTRFDVPLIEDDVYGELHFQPEYPIPAKGFDTQGLVMHCSSFSKTLAPGYRVGWVSAGRYSSTVQNLKLMTTLSASIPAQAGIADYLQHGGYDKHLRKLRTALRNQLVDMDGALRRWLPPGVRWTKPEGGYFLWLELPHEVDAMELHRQAISQGLSLAPGPIFSASHGYRQCIRINFGHPLTAKIEGSVKILGQLLETASES, via the coding sequence ATGAAGAATCGTTACGAGTTGCTTGCGAATGGGATGGCCAGCGAAATACGAGCGGGGCGAGTGCCCTCAGGCTCGCGAATGCCATCGCTACGCCAGATGATGGCGCAGCATGGAGTTAGTCAGGCGACCGTCTCACGCGCGTACTACTTGCTCGAGGAATGGGGTCTCATTCGCGCGCGCGAGCGGTCAGGATACTACGTCGCACGCGGCGCGAGCCTAGGTCTGGTAAGTAGTCAAAAGTCGAACGATGTCACTATTGAAGGAAAGGTGGACATCAGCACCTTGGTGTTTTCAGTGCTGGAGGCTGCACGACACCCCGGCATTGTTCCTTTAGGATCGGCATTTCCCTCCCCGCAATTGTTCCCTCTTGCGCGACTGGCGAAATCGCTTGGGCATGCTGTGCGCCTGGTCAATCCGTGGAGCACTGTCGTTGACCTGCCGCCCGGTAATGAGCACCTTCGACGGCAGATCGCACTTCGTTATATGGCAATGGGTATACCACAATCGGTTGACGATATTGTCATAACCAATGGTGCTCTCGAAGCACTCAATCTTTGCCTGATGGCGGTCACACGCCCGGGCGACGTCGTCGCGGTTGAATCCCCGGGGTTTTATGCCGCACTGCAGGCAATCGAGCGATTGGACCTTCGAGCAGTGGAGATACCTGTCAGCCCCGAAACAGGGCTCGATTTGAACGCGCTGGAAAACGCTTTGAACACGCATTCAGTGAAGGCATGCTGGTTCATGACCAGTTTCCAGAATCCGACCGGGACAAGCTTGTCGACCGCAAAAAAACAGGCTCTCGTTGAAATGTTGACGCGCTTCGATGTGCCCCTGATCGAGGACGACGTTTACGGAGAACTCCATTTCCAGCCCGAATACCCTATCCCCGCCAAGGGTTTCGATACTCAAGGACTGGTTATGCACTGCAGTTCATTCTCCAAGACTCTAGCACCTGGCTACAGAGTCGGCTGGGTCTCTGCCGGAAGGTATTCATCTACGGTACAAAATCTCAAGCTGATGACCACGCTGTCGGCCAGCATCCCGGCGCAAGCAGGCATCGCGGACTATTTGCAGCATGGTGGATACGACAAGCACCTTCGGAAGCTTCGAACCGCGCTCCGCAATCAGCTTGTCGACATGGACGGTGCACTGCGTCGATGGTTGCCGCCAGGCGTGCGATGGACGAAGCCAGAAGGAGGCTATTTCCTCTGGCTTGAACTCCCACATGAAGTCGATGCGATGGAACTGCATCGACAGGCAATCTCACAGGGCTTGAGCCTCGCCCCCGGTCCAATATTTTCTGCGAGCCACGGATACCGTCAGTGTATCCGAATCAACTTCGGCCATCCGCTCACTGCCAAGATTGAAGGATCTGTAAAGATCCTTGGCCAATTACTCGAAACCGCATCCGAGTCATAG
- a CDS encoding acyl-CoA dehydrogenase family protein, translated as MSTLAPEAQHDEIEHTELSNWLDSHANALDLDQSRAGEVLPALAHADIFRTGVPIALGGSGGTIATAIESVIGVAQHSLTAAFVLWGHRTFIEYVVQSSNSKLRDRWLPPLLAGEIAGASGLSNAMKYLSSIELLQMRASRTPTGWSLSGNLPWITNLRREGFLAAAAFEDADGAPASIFAIPHNADGVQRSDDLELIGMRASNTAALRLEGTTLDDQYRITDDARTFLTQVRPAFLGLQCGMSIGLARRALAAVADAGAGSRTAIQAEANDTATKLTRETGQLLVGVTDGHYLRHPSHLFELRIALANTVNSAVSLEVQAAGGRGYLCNPGDTARRVREASFIPIVTPSLVQLKTQLELYRTSL; from the coding sequence ATGAGTACTCTCGCACCCGAGGCTCAGCATGACGAGATAGAGCATACCGAACTCTCGAACTGGCTTGACTCGCATGCTAATGCACTCGATCTTGATCAGTCTCGTGCGGGAGAAGTACTACCCGCACTCGCGCATGCAGATATCTTTCGTACCGGGGTGCCTATTGCGCTCGGTGGCTCAGGAGGCACGATTGCGACCGCCATTGAATCTGTCATTGGAGTCGCCCAACACTCCCTAACTGCGGCCTTCGTACTGTGGGGTCACCGAACATTCATCGAATACGTCGTACAGAGTTCAAACAGCAAGCTGCGCGACCGATGGCTGCCCCCACTGCTGGCTGGAGAAATCGCCGGTGCAAGTGGGTTGTCGAACGCAATGAAGTATCTGTCGAGCATCGAGTTGCTTCAGATGCGAGCGTCCCGAACTCCGACTGGCTGGTCGCTCAGTGGCAACCTGCCCTGGATCACAAACTTGCGTCGCGAGGGATTCCTTGCCGCCGCTGCGTTTGAGGATGCCGACGGAGCACCGGCGTCCATCTTCGCAATTCCACACAACGCGGACGGTGTTCAGCGCAGCGATGACCTCGAGCTCATCGGCATGAGAGCTAGCAACACGGCCGCACTTCGACTCGAAGGAACGACCCTCGACGACCAATACAGGATCACCGACGACGCACGAACCTTCCTGACGCAAGTGCGCCCCGCTTTTTTGGGACTTCAGTGCGGAATGTCTATCGGCCTGGCCCGGCGAGCGTTGGCTGCAGTTGCCGATGCAGGCGCGGGTTCGCGTACGGCAATCCAAGCCGAAGCCAACGATACTGCGACAAAACTCACTCGTGAAACCGGACAACTCCTGGTTGGCGTGACCGACGGTCACTATCTGCGGCACCCATCGCACCTGTTCGAACTCCGCATCGCGCTCGCCAACACCGTGAACTCCGCAGTGAGCCTGGAAGTACAAGCAGCTGGCGGACGAGGCTATTTGTGCAACCCGGGAGACACCGCGCGCCGCGTACGCGAGGCCTCATTCATTCCTATCGTTACACCGAGTCTTGTTCAATTGAAAACTCAACTGGAACTGTATAGGACAAGCCTGTAA
- a CDS encoding AraC family transcriptional regulator: MLISTDKAADWLLSSIELHSTLFHVGQYCGSYRTSTAGHQRASFHIVLEGECWLHIPSKNGRPPSSTRLEKGDAAIFLHDVVHCLSPDSHAPSTEHFSVGAGSMTPLQEDDNGVLLSQAGSVALACGFFEFRSDLGESLQSLLPEHIVARHSDARLAGAHVVFELIRAEAIRTGDTPSPVINRLTDVLFLYALRAAASSDDCSPGLWTVMCRTEYSPLVNAIIEKPGAGWSTNSMAAFCHMSRARFCKHFTDVCGQPPAQFLAILRMKVAAEMLRQGASTMHAAEYVGYQSESAFAQAFKRVTGLLPGACRRARIHSVSRRSATAGAPMH, translated from the coding sequence ATGCTGATAAGTACTGATAAAGCTGCTGACTGGTTGCTCTCGAGTATAGAACTGCACAGCACGCTCTTTCACGTCGGGCAATACTGTGGCTCCTACCGAACTTCAACCGCGGGGCACCAACGGGCGAGCTTCCATATTGTTCTCGAAGGGGAATGTTGGCTTCATATTCCGTCGAAAAATGGACGCCCTCCCAGCAGCACACGCCTCGAAAAAGGGGACGCTGCAATTTTCCTTCATGACGTAGTTCATTGCCTGTCGCCCGACTCCCATGCACCCAGTACGGAGCACTTCTCCGTCGGAGCGGGCAGCATGACTCCATTGCAGGAGGACGACAATGGCGTCTTATTGTCTCAGGCCGGAAGTGTGGCACTCGCTTGCGGTTTCTTCGAGTTCAGATCCGATCTTGGGGAGTCACTGCAGTCACTCCTTCCAGAGCATATCGTTGCGCGGCATTCAGACGCCAGACTCGCCGGAGCACACGTTGTGTTCGAGCTTATCCGCGCAGAGGCGATTCGTACCGGTGACACTCCGTCGCCCGTAATCAATCGTCTTACCGATGTACTTTTCCTATATGCCTTACGTGCCGCCGCGAGTTCAGACGATTGCTCGCCCGGCCTTTGGACGGTGATGTGTCGTACAGAATATTCGCCGCTGGTCAACGCCATCATCGAAAAACCCGGAGCAGGATGGTCGACGAACTCAATGGCGGCGTTTTGTCACATGTCCCGAGCTCGTTTTTGCAAACATTTCACCGACGTTTGCGGACAGCCGCCTGCACAATTCCTTGCAATACTGCGAATGAAGGTCGCAGCGGAAATGCTTAGGCAAGGGGCAAGTACCATGCATGCGGCGGAGTACGTTGGATACCAATCGGAGTCGGCATTTGCGCAAGCATTCAAACGAGTGACAGGGCTACTACCCGGGGCATGTCGACGAGCGCGAATCCATTCGGTCTCTCGGAGATCGGCTACAGCTGGTGCACCTATGCATTGA
- a CDS encoding carboxymuconolactone decarboxylase family protein — MSRLKLHTIDTAPESSRPYLEKSLANNGFLPNLVASLANAPTALETYLKVGEINGRSGLTLAEREVVQITAAGIHGCGFCVAGHSAVALKKAQLPESLVRAVRDQQPLPDTRLDAVAVFTRAVIAKRGNVSDEELTAFRTAGFSDANALEVILGVSLATLCNFANNLSQNELNPQLAPYRWEPKAVIA; from the coding sequence ATGAGCCGCCTTAAACTGCACACGATCGACACCGCTCCCGAATCTAGCCGCCCTTATCTGGAAAAGTCGCTTGCAAACAACGGCTTCCTGCCAAATCTCGTCGCGTCACTCGCGAATGCGCCCACGGCACTCGAGACATATCTGAAGGTCGGAGAAATCAACGGACGCAGCGGATTGACACTGGCGGAGCGCGAGGTCGTTCAAATCACAGCAGCGGGCATTCATGGCTGCGGCTTCTGCGTTGCAGGTCATAGTGCTGTTGCTCTGAAAAAGGCGCAACTCCCCGAAAGTCTTGTTAGGGCCGTGCGAGACCAGCAACCGCTTCCCGATACTCGACTTGATGCAGTAGCTGTGTTCACTCGTGCGGTAATCGCAAAGCGCGGTAACGTATCAGACGAAGAACTGACCGCATTCCGCACAGCCGGGTTCTCCGATGCAAACGCGCTTGAAGTCATTCTGGGCGTAAGTCTTGCGACACTTTGCAACTTTGCAAACAATCTTTCCCAGAATGAATTGAATCCACAACTCGCGCCCTACCGCTGGGAGCCGAAGGCGGTCATTGCATGA